Proteins from a single region of Halostella litorea:
- a CDS encoding DUF6735 family protein, translating to MGHRALVAYERTDGQYTLHYSHWGAANLKLKRRISAESPFGGDDTDSKWAKQLLAELADGLEADAVDGYLADEDRPSTVVEPKPRATGLTLDEIVADHLDYLHHEAFFVVSTTFEVTAYRTLWFGLQYDSETVEQGETVGNGALATVRWYDGEPVGDGHLQGQFAALKDVIGDILDKGVFTPSTARQYLKQKLAERVGDRQELLIPTGESPFETASLGKP from the coding sequence ATGGGACACCGCGCACTCGTTGCGTACGAACGCACGGACGGACAGTACACGCTCCACTACAGCCATTGGGGCGCAGCGAACCTGAAGCTCAAGCGCCGAATCTCGGCTGAGTCGCCGTTCGGTGGCGACGACACCGACTCCAAGTGGGCGAAACAGCTGCTGGCGGAACTGGCCGATGGCCTCGAGGCAGATGCGGTCGACGGCTACCTCGCTGACGAGGACCGACCGTCGACGGTCGTCGAGCCGAAACCCCGCGCCACCGGGCTCACCCTCGACGAGATCGTCGCGGACCATCTCGACTACCTCCACCACGAGGCGTTCTTCGTGGTGTCGACGACGTTCGAGGTGACCGCCTATCGGACGCTGTGGTTCGGCCTGCAGTACGATTCGGAGACAGTCGAACAGGGAGAGACGGTCGGGAACGGTGCGCTCGCGACGGTGCGTTGGTACGACGGCGAGCCGGTCGGCGACGGCCACCTGCAGGGACAGTTCGCGGCCCTCAAAGACGTCATCGGCGATATACTCGACAAGGGCGTCTTCACGCCGTCGACGGCGAGACAGTACCTGAAACAGAAGCTGGCCGAGCGAGTCGGAGACCGACAGGAGCTCCTCATTCCGACCGGAGAATCACCCTTCGAGACAGCGAGTCTCGGCAAGCCGTAA